The Oncorhynchus masou masou isolate Uvic2021 chromosome 6, UVic_Omas_1.1, whole genome shotgun sequence genome has a window encoding:
- the LOC135541344 gene encoding deoxyribonuclease gamma-like encodes MKVASFNIQKFGKRKLSNPSTLATLVKIVSRYDIILILEVVDARGTSVKKFLEELNKANKKQHYTLQISSRLGRDKYKEQFMFLYRDDLVDLVGSWQYEDNQVGDVDAFAREPYILRFKCLNTVLEDLVLIPVHTKPDDSVKELDELYDVFLEVKKKWKTDNVMILGDFNADGSYLSKKGMKAIRIRSDEKFHWLIKDDVDTTANTGNDNTYDRIVIYGDDMLDAVVPNSAKPFNFQIAYGLSEEDALKVSDHYPVEVELKRKTPTEQSSATGK; translated from the exons ATGAAGGTTGCATCTTTCAACATCCAGAAATTTGGGAAGCGAAAGCTATCAAACCCAAGCACCCTTGCTACCCTTGTGAAG ATTGTGTCTCGCTATGACATCATATTGATTCTGGAGGTGGTGGATGCAAGAGGCACTTCAGTGAAAAAGTTCCTGGAGGAATTAAATAA GGCCAATAAGAAGCAACACTACACTCTGCAAATCAGCTCTCGTCTGGGAAGAGACAAATACAAGGAGCAGTTTATGTTTCTGTACAG GGATGATTTGGTGGACTTGGTTGGTTCCTGGCAATATGAGGACAACCAGGTTGGAGATGTGGACGCCTTCGCCAGAGAGCCTTACATTCTCCGCTTCAAATGTCTCAACACTG TGCTGGAGGACTTGGTACTGATCCCAGTGCACACCAAGCCTGACGATTCAGTGAAGGAGCTGGATGAGCTTTATGATGTCTTCCTGGAAGTGAAAAAGAAATGGAAGACTGAT AACGTTATGATCCTAGGTGACTTCAATGCAGACGGTTCCTACCTTTCTAAAAAGGGCATGAAAGCCATCCGTATCCGCAGTGACGAAAAGTTCCACTGGCTGATTAAAGATGATGTGGATACCACAGCGAACACAGGCAACGATAACACTTATGACAG GATTGTGATCTATGGGGATGACATGCTTGATGCCGTCGTGCCAAACTCTGCCAAACCATTCAACTTCCAGATTGCATACGGACTTTCTGAAGAAGAT GCTCTGAAGGTGAGCGACCATTACCCTGTGGAGGTAGAGCTGAAAAGGAAAACACCAACAGAACAGA GCTCTGCGACTGGGAAATAG